In Pseudonocardia sp. DSM 110487, the sequence GGACGTGATCGGGCTCGAATGGGAGTTCGTGCACGCCGAGGCATGCCGGTGGGAGCACGTGATGAGCGAAGCGGTCGAGCGCAAGCTCGTGAGGCTGCTCCACAACCCCACCACGTCCCCGTACGGCAACCCGATCCCCGGCCTCGAGGAGCTCGAGAGCGGCGACGACACCGCCACGTCGCGCGCCGCCTCTGCGCCGCCGGTGCTGGAGGTGGGTCTGCAGCGGCTCGACGAGTTCGCCCGACGCGGTGGCGGCCCGGTGGAGGTACGCCGAATCGCCGAGCACGTGCAGGTGGACGCCGATCTCATGGCCGACCTCAAGTCGGCGGGCATCGTGCCGGGGCAGGACGTGGCTGTGGACGCCATCTCCCGCTTCGGTGACGCCGTGACGGTGGCGAGCAACGGTGCCTCCTCGTCGGTGGCGCCGCTCATCGCGCACGCCGTCCTCGTGCGGGCTCGCTGATCCGAGCACTGCGCGAGACCCTCGGGGAACGTCGGCGCGCGCCGTGAGACGGTGGGCCACGCCGCGTGGCGATCTTGCGACGCGCGCCGAACCTGGAGGAGGACGTCTGTGAAGCTGCTCGTGACCGGTGGGGCGGGCTACGTCGGCAGCGTCTGCGCCGCCCACCTGGTGGACGCCGGCCATGACGTGACGGTGCTCGACGACCTGTCCACGGGGCACAAGGACGCCGTGCCGCACGGCGCGCGCTTCGTGGAGGCCGACCTGGCCGACGCCGCCGACGACGTGCTCGCCGAGGGGTTCGACGGCGTGTTGCACTTCGCGGCCAAGTCGCTCGTGGGCGAATCCGTGCAACGGCCGGAGCTGTACTGGAACGGCAACGTGGTGACGAGCTTCCGGTTGCTCGAGGCCATCCGCAGGCACGGCACGCCGCGGCTGGTGTTCTCCTCGACGGCGGCGACCTACGGTGAGCCGGAGCAGGTGCCGATCCGGGAGGACGCTCCGACGAGGCCGACCAACCCCTACGGCGCGAGCAAGCTCGCCATCGACCACGCCATCGGCTCCTACGCCGTGGCACACGGGCTCGCAGCGGTGAGCCTGCGGTACTTCAACGTGGCCGGGGCGCACGGCCGCTTCGGCGAGCGGCACGCGGTGGAGACCCACCTGATCCCGCTCGTGCTCCAGGTGGCCATGGGCACCCGTGAGGCGGTGCAGGTGTACGGCGAGGACTGGCCCACGCCAGACGGCACGTGCGTGCGCGACTACATCCACGTGGACGACCTCGCCGACGCCCACCTGCTGGCGCTCGAGCACGCACAGCCGGGGCGGCACGCGATCTACAACCTGGGCTCGGGCAGCGGCTTCTCGGTGCGCGAGGTCGTGGAGGCCTGCCGCGCGGTGACCGGGCACCCGATCCCCGCCGTGGCCGCCCCTCGGCGGGCGGGCGACCCCGCGGTGCTCATCGCCTCGAGCGAGGCGGCCAGGGCCGAGCTGGGCTGGCGGCCGCACCGCACGGACCTCGCCACGATCGTGGGCGACGCCTGGGAGTTCACGCGCGGCAGGACGGCCTGACACGGCGTTCACCGAACGCTCCGGGTGAGCATCTCGCGCATCACCGACGGCCGGATCCCGGCCATGGCGGCGCGCCGGACCAGCCCGGCGAAGGCATGGCCCGGCCATGCGCCTTCGGCGCGGTCGAGCGCGATGTTGGCGAGCGCGCCGTCACCTCGCAGCAACGCGGACATCGCCAGCAGGGCGGCCGGCTCCGCCGCCTCAGGGTCCGGGGTTTCCCGGGTGAGTGCCGTCCACAGCTGTTCGGCCGCCATGGCATGCGGGCCGGCACAGCGCCGCAGCGCCTCGGCGCGCACCTCGTCGATCCCGAGCGCGGTGGCCAGCGCGACGACGCGATCGTCGGCCAGCACGAGCCTCCCTGCCGCCGCGTCGGCGATCGCGGCGTCGACGAGGAACACGCCCGCGGCGGGATCGAGGACGACCTCGCCGCCGTGCTCCTCGAGCTCCCCGTCGGTCGCCTGGATCAGCCGCTTCTCGCGGCGGCGGAGCACGGCCGGGTCGGCGGGTGCGACGAGTGCCGCCAGCGCCGACCGGTCGGCGTGCACCACCCTCCCCTCCGCCACCACCGCCGCTACGAAGGCCGTGGTGGCGGGATCGGGGACGACACCCGCGCATCCGCACGGCTCGTAGCAGGCCCATCGGGCGCCACCCGCGGTGCGCTCCGCCCACATCGAGGCGTGGAGCGGCAGCGACGCCGCCTCGATGGCCGACGCGACACGACGTGCGAGCAACGGATGTGGCAAGGCACGGGGTGGATCGCCGGACTCGCTGACCACGACGGCGATCACTCCCGCCGGTTCGTCGAGGAGCATGCCGCGCACCGCGGAGGCGACGACGAGCTCGGCATGGTCGGTGTAGTCGGGATGCTCGGGTGGTGGGAGGTCGACGCGCAGCGTGAGCCCGAGCCGGTGGCCGGATCGGCCGCCGGTGGCCATCAACACCAGCGACTCACGCGGGTGGAACCCGAGCATCGCCGGGACGGCGGCGACCAGCTCGCCCTGGTCGCGGACCCGGAGCACGGGGCGGTGCTCGACGGGGCGGTGGTCGACGGGGAGCCGTTCGGCGGGAGGTGTCATGCGGCGAGGATGCGTCGCGATCGATGGGCGATGGGGGCGTTGCTCCGTTCGGCCGTGGACAAGGTGCGGCTGAACGGGCTGAATCGGGCCGACGTGGACAGCCTCCGTTCGACGCCCGGCTTTGTCGGCGGTGTTGTCGTCGTCGAGTGTTAACCTTCCGCGCTTGCCGCGCGGCAGCAGTGCGGCAACGCTGTCCTCCTGCGGGGCGTGAACGGCCCGCCGACCGTTGGGGAGGACCGTCGGGTGTACGACTACGACCTGCTCGTGATCGGCTCCGGCCCGGGTGGCCAGAAGGCCGCGATCGCGGGCGCGAAGCTGGGTAAGCGAGTCTGCGTCGCGGAGCGCCGGAACATGATGGGCGGCGTCTGCGTCAACACCGGCACGATCCCGTCCAAGACGCTGCGCGAGGCGGTGCTCTACCTCACCGGCTTCGCCCAGCGGGACATGTACGGGGCCAGCTACCGGGTCAAGAGCGAGATCACCATCGCCGACCTGCTGGCGCGCACGCAGCACGTGGTCGGCCGCGAGGTCGAGGTGATCCGCAACCAGCTGCTGCGCAACCACGTCGAGATCATCGGTGGCACCGCCCGTTTCGAGGACGACCACACCGTCACCGTGGAGGGCGACGCGCGGGGCGACCGCAGCACCGTCACCGCCGCGAACATCGTGATCGCCACCGGCACGAAGCCGGCCCGTCCCATCGAGGTCGAGTTCGACGACGAGCACGTGCTCGACTCCGACGCCGTGCTCAAGCTGCGGCGGGTGCCGGGAACGATGGTGGTGGTCGGCGCCGGGGTGATCGGGATCGAGTACGCGTCGATGTTCGCCGCCCTCGGCACGCGCGTCACGGTGGTGGAGAAGCGGCCGGCGATGCTGGACTTCTGCGACCCGGAGGTCGTCGAGTCGTTGAAGTTCCACCTGCGGGACCAGTCCGTCACGTTCCGGTTCGGCGAGGAGGTCGCCAAGGTCGAGGTGACGCCGCGCGGCACCGTCACGAGCCTGGCCAGCGGCAAGCGGATCGCGGCCGACATGGTGATGTACTCGGCGGGCCGCCAGGGCGTGACCGAAGAGCTGGACCTGGAGAAGGCGGGCCTGGCCGCCGACAAGCGCGGCCGCATCACTGTGGACAAGCAGTACCGCACGGAGGTGCCGCACATCTTCGCCGTCGGCGACGTGATCGGCTTCCCCGCGCTCGCGGCCACCAGCATGGACCAGGGCCGCCTCGCGGCATACCACGCGTTCGGCGAACCGGCCCGCGAGCTGCAGGAGCTGCAGCCCATCGGCATCTACACGGTGCCCGAGATCTCCTACTGCGGCCGCACTGAAGCCGAGCTGACGTCCGCGGCCGTGCCCTACGAGGTGGGGATGTCGCGCTACCGGGAGCTGGCGCGCGGCGCGATCGTCGGCGACTCCTACGGCATGCTCAAGCTGCTCGTCTCCACCGTCGACCGGACGCTGCTGGGTGTGCACGTCTTCGGCACCGGCGCCACCGACCTCGTGCACATCGGGCAGGCGATCATGGGGTGCGGCGGCACCGTCGACTACCTCGTCGACACCGTGCTCAACTACCCGACGCTGTCGGAGGCGTACAAGGTGGCCGCCCTCGACGCGACG encodes:
- a CDS encoding DUF4192 domain-containing protein; amino-acid sequence: MTPPAERLPVDHRPVEHRPVLRVRDQGELVAAVPAMLGFHPRESLVLMATGGRSGHRLGLTLRVDLPPPEHPDYTDHAELVVASAVRGMLLDEPAGVIAVVVSESGDPPRALPHPLLARRVASAIEAASLPLHASMWAERTAGGARWACYEPCGCAGVVPDPATTAFVAAVVAEGRVVHADRSALAALVAPADPAVLRRREKRLIQATDGELEEHGGEVVLDPAAGVFLVDAAIADAAAGRLVLADDRVVALATALGIDEVRAEALRRCAGPHAMAAEQLWTALTRETPDPEAAEPAALLAMSALLRGDGALANIALDRAEGAWPGHAFAGLVRRAAMAGIRPSVMREMLTRSVR
- a CDS encoding metal-dependent transcriptional regulator, with the translated sequence MNELIDTTEMYLRTIYELEEEGVVPLRARIAERLGQSGPTVSQTVARMERDGLVVVAGDRHLELTEAGRARAVSVMRKHRLAERLLVDVIGLEWEFVHAEACRWEHVMSEAVERKLVRLLHNPTTSPYGNPIPGLEELESGDDTATSRAASAPPVLEVGLQRLDEFARRGGGPVEVRRIAEHVQVDADLMADLKSAGIVPGQDVAVDAISRFGDAVTVASNGASSSVAPLIAHAVLVRAR
- the sthA gene encoding Si-specific NAD(P)(+) transhydrogenase; this translates as MYDYDLLVIGSGPGGQKAAIAGAKLGKRVCVAERRNMMGGVCVNTGTIPSKTLREAVLYLTGFAQRDMYGASYRVKSEITIADLLARTQHVVGREVEVIRNQLLRNHVEIIGGTARFEDDHTVTVEGDARGDRSTVTAANIVIATGTKPARPIEVEFDDEHVLDSDAVLKLRRVPGTMVVVGAGVIGIEYASMFAALGTRVTVVEKRPAMLDFCDPEVVESLKFHLRDQSVTFRFGEEVAKVEVTPRGTVTSLASGKRIAADMVMYSAGRQGVTEELDLEKAGLAADKRGRITVDKQYRTEVPHIFAVGDVIGFPALAATSMDQGRLAAYHAFGEPARELQELQPIGIYTVPEISYCGRTEAELTSAAVPYEVGMSRYRELARGAIVGDSYGMLKLLVSTVDRTLLGVHVFGTGATDLVHIGQAIMGCGGTVDYLVDTVLNYPTLSEAYKVAALDATNKIRALEMFGNESA
- the galE gene encoding UDP-glucose 4-epimerase GalE, with protein sequence MKLLVTGGAGYVGSVCAAHLVDAGHDVTVLDDLSTGHKDAVPHGARFVEADLADAADDVLAEGFDGVLHFAAKSLVGESVQRPELYWNGNVVTSFRLLEAIRRHGTPRLVFSSTAATYGEPEQVPIREDAPTRPTNPYGASKLAIDHAIGSYAVAHGLAAVSLRYFNVAGAHGRFGERHAVETHLIPLVLQVAMGTREAVQVYGEDWPTPDGTCVRDYIHVDDLADAHLLALEHAQPGRHAIYNLGSGSGFSVREVVEACRAVTGHPIPAVAAPRRAGDPAVLIASSEAARAELGWRPHRTDLATIVGDAWEFTRGRTA